From the Cardinium endosymbiont of Culicoides punctatus genome, the window TATTAGGTTATTGGAAAGATACAGCAGATACTAGGCTCTTAGTAAAACAGATGCAAGACAATATTGAAAGATTTAGCGTAGATAAGATCAAGAAAAGTTTTCTACAAAAAAAGGATGGTTTATTGGAAACAACTTCTTTGAAAGAACTAGATATTATTCCATTAATGTATCAAACAGGCTACTTAACGATAAAATCCTATGATCCTGCAACACAAGAGTATACTTTAAAATTTCCTAATAAGGAAGTAGAACAGGCCTTGTCTGCCCATTTCGAAAAATATCTTGTTAATAAAGCACAAGAAAATGGAATAAAGAAAAATTTGAATGTAAAAGCAGCTTTCAAACAAGAAGATTGGCAAAAACTTTTTTCCCTATTTAGAAGTGATTGTTATGCTAAAGCCAGCTATGAACTAACAGAAAAATCTGAAAAGTATTTTCATGGTTTGCTGTTTATGTTTTTAAATGGCGTGTTTTTAGACCATGAACATGTAAGTGTTGCTGCAGAAACTATATCGAATATAGGTCAAACGGATATTGTCATAAAGGATAAATTAAATGATACCATTTATATATTTGAGTTAAAATTAAATAAGGATTCATATACAGGCTTAAAACAGATCTCAGATAGAGATTATTATGGTCAGTATATTAACACATATAAAAAAATCGTATGTATAGGATTAAATATTAGATTCAATGACAACAATAAAAACCATCCAGATCCTAGCCATCGCAATATCGATGAATGTGCTCTACTAATCCGACGTAGAGATGATAACAACAATTGGGAAGATGATCCTATAAAAAAGTTTGCCTATTCACCT encodes:
- a CDS encoding PD-(D/E)XK nuclease domain-containing protein, encoding LGYWKDTADTRLLVKQMQDNIERFSVDKIKKSFLQKKDGLLETTSLKELDIIPLMYQTGYLTIKSYDPATQEYTLKFPNKEVEQALSAHFEKYLVNKAQENGIKKNLNVKAAFKQEDWQKLFSLFRSDCYAKASYELTEKSEKYFHGLLFMFLNGVFLDHEHVSVAAETISNIGQTDIVIKDKLNDTIYIFELKLNKDSYTGLKQISDRDYYGQYINTYKKIVCIGLNIRFNDNNKNHPDPSHRNIDECALLIRRRDDNNNWEDDPIKKFAYSP